From the genome of Turicibacter faecis, one region includes:
- a CDS encoding ISL3 family transposase produces MSFIFCDASNGKLIDIVEDRRLSTLRTYFMRFSKAAREGVTHVVIDMYAPYMTLIKEVFPKAKIVLDKFHIVQLVSRALNKTRIRFMNQNKEFYNKFKHYWRLLLKAQEDLSATHYFYSNCFKKMISQQEIIDFLLALDPELKETYDFYQTVQQAIKLRNLEIFHHAIQHPSDLLSHEMKTALKTLTHYQDYVKNTIETPYTNGVLEGINNNIKVIKRIAFGYRSFYHFKARILIIHKYTFEQKKKRNQAV; encoded by the coding sequence ATGTCCTTCATTTTTTGTGATGCGTCCAATGGAAAGCTAATTGATATCGTTGAAGACCGTCGCTTAAGTACACTAAGGACTTATTTTATGCGATTTTCTAAAGCAGCTCGTGAAGGTGTAACCCACGTCGTCATTGACATGTACGCCCCTTATATGACACTCATTAAAGAGGTATTCCCTAAGGCTAAGATTGTTTTAGATAAATTTCATATCGTTCAACTAGTCTCTCGTGCTCTTAATAAAACACGCATTCGTTTCATGAATCAAAATAAAGAGTTTTATAATAAATTCAAACATTATTGGCGACTTCTCTTAAAAGCCCAAGAAGATCTTAGTGCCACTCATTACTTCTATTCCAACTGCTTCAAAAAGATGATCTCTCAACAAGAAATTATTGACTTTTTATTAGCCCTAGACCCTGAACTAAAGGAGACTTATGATTTCTACCAAACTGTCCAACAGGCTATTAAACTTCGTAACCTTGAAATATTTCATCATGCCATTCAACACCCCTCTGACCTGCTTTCACACGAAATGAAAACAGCTTTAAAAACACTCACTCATTATCAAGATTATGTCAAAAATACTATCGAAACTCCTTATACCAATGGAGTACTCGAAGGAATTAACAATAACATTAAAGTCATTAAACGTATTGCCTTCGGATACCGTAGTTTCTACCATTTCAAAGCAAGAATTTTGATTATTCATAAATACACTTTTGAACAAAAAAAGAAGAGGAACCAAGCCGTCTAA
- the tnpC gene encoding IS66 family transposase translates to MNTFESKLIEENQKLLKKLDQQAQLLAQKEEKINKLQLKMMEQTDKIDTLIEQVEFLSKKLFGSSSEKTKVDPGQLTLFGDPVLEEPLTKDEPTEEITYRRRKTSGRKAELTKDLPIEEVHCELHGEDCTCDHCGQAMKPMGKKVVREEVCFVPARLYKKVYISHAYECDCHDPNLEAKSIRCAEVPKGPIQRSLAGPTTLAWLFHQKFELGLPTYRQEKEWSSYGLEVSRKTLSNWIIRASFDWLEPLYKLFLDKLRQQEVLHADETYYQILNRSDGKPATSEARIWLIRTIKDVSHPIVFYHADLTRAKSVILELLRSFKGWLHCDGYIAYKDLPNVTTVGCWAHARRKFQEVSTEHGKAKQAVHFCNQIFRLERELIHLSPEERQIQRESKIRPIIESFYQFIEGIRTVKGKLQTAIVYAQNQRRALTEFLSNGRLEISNNLAEQAIRPVVVGRKNYLFSTSVKGAQANAMAYTLIETAKANGLNVYRYLTYLFEKLPNCEFLVNPQLLGDFLPWSKIIQENCK, encoded by the coding sequence TTGAACACGTTTGAATCAAAACTAATCGAAGAAAATCAGAAACTATTAAAGAAACTGGATCAACAAGCTCAACTACTCGCCCAAAAAGAGGAAAAAATTAATAAGCTCCAATTAAAAATGATGGAGCAGACCGACAAAATTGATACGCTTATTGAACAGGTTGAGTTTCTTTCAAAAAAGCTTTTTGGATCCTCAAGCGAGAAAACTAAGGTTGATCCAGGTCAGCTTACCCTTTTTGGGGATCCTGTATTAGAAGAACCTCTGACAAAGGATGAACCGACAGAGGAAATTACGTATCGCCGTCGTAAGACATCTGGTCGTAAAGCAGAATTAACGAAAGATTTACCTATTGAAGAAGTTCATTGTGAACTTCATGGAGAGGATTGTACATGTGACCATTGCGGTCAGGCCATGAAACCAATGGGGAAAAAGGTTGTTCGTGAAGAAGTCTGTTTTGTACCTGCACGATTATATAAGAAAGTTTATATTTCACATGCCTACGAATGTGATTGTCATGATCCTAATCTTGAAGCTAAATCCATTCGTTGTGCCGAGGTTCCTAAGGGACCTATCCAACGTAGCTTAGCAGGACCAACAACATTGGCTTGGCTTTTTCATCAAAAATTTGAACTCGGATTACCAACTTATCGCCAAGAGAAAGAATGGTCGTCTTATGGATTAGAAGTAAGTCGGAAAACTCTCTCTAATTGGATTATCCGTGCCTCTTTTGATTGGCTAGAACCTTTATATAAACTATTTCTAGATAAATTACGCCAACAAGAGGTCCTACATGCGGATGAAACATATTATCAGATTTTAAATCGTTCGGATGGAAAACCTGCTACATCAGAGGCTCGAATTTGGTTGATTCGTACCATCAAAGATGTGTCCCATCCCATTGTTTTTTATCACGCCGATTTAACACGCGCGAAGTCTGTTATTTTAGAACTACTTCGGTCGTTTAAAGGATGGCTTCATTGTGATGGCTATATAGCTTACAAAGATTTGCCAAATGTGACCACCGTGGGGTGTTGGGCACATGCACGCCGGAAATTTCAAGAGGTTTCAACGGAACATGGGAAAGCCAAACAAGCCGTTCACTTCTGTAATCAAATCTTTCGGTTAGAACGAGAGTTGATACACCTTTCCCCTGAGGAACGTCAAATCCAAAGAGAATCAAAAATTCGGCCAATCATTGAATCCTTTTATCAATTTATTGAAGGGATTCGTACGGTTAAAGGTAAGTTACAAACAGCGATTGTTTATGCCCAGAACCAAAGACGAGCACTCACAGAATTCTTGTCAAATGGACGTTTAGAGATCTCTAATAATTTAGCCGAACAAGCTATTAGACCCGTTGTCGTTGGACGTAAGAATTACCTCTTTTCAACGAGTGTCAAAGGGGCCCAAGCAAACGCCATGGCATATACCTTAATTGAAACAGCCAAAGCCAACGGATTAAATGTCTATCGTTATTTAACCTACCTTTTTGAAAAACTTCCAAATTGCGAATTCTTAGTAAATCCACAGCTATTGGGGGACTTTTTACCCTGGTCAAAAATAATTCAAGAAAATTGTAAATAA
- a CDS encoding ABC transporter ATP-binding protein, translating into MTIVLSVNQLQKVYEGKVPYQALKDINFKLKKGEFVAIMGPSGSGKSTLLQVISTIDSPTGGSVLIDGKNPHQMVKEELASFRRRELGFIFQDFNLIHTLTVEENIMLPLSLEGVPANEITKRTREVARYLGIEALLPKRTFEISGGQAQRVAIARAVAHQPSLILADEPTGNLDSKATKDVMNLLKTLNKEMDSTILMVTHDAYVASMCHRVLFIKDGRIYQEIVAGDHESEFYQRILDMLTFLGGDHGDVNANRL; encoded by the coding sequence ATGACTATCGTTTTAAGTGTTAATCAGTTACAGAAGGTTTATGAGGGAAAAGTTCCCTATCAAGCGTTAAAGGATATAAATTTTAAATTGAAAAAGGGCGAGTTTGTCGCCATTATGGGACCGAGTGGAAGTGGAAAATCGACATTATTGCAAGTTATTTCAACGATTGATTCGCCTACAGGGGGAAGCGTATTAATAGATGGGAAAAATCCACATCAGATGGTGAAAGAGGAGTTAGCTTCATTTCGAAGACGTGAGCTCGGCTTTATTTTTCAGGATTTTAACTTAATTCATACGTTAACGGTGGAGGAAAACATCATGTTACCGTTATCACTTGAAGGCGTTCCTGCTAACGAAATAACTAAACGGACACGCGAGGTGGCGAGATATTTAGGGATTGAAGCCCTCTTACCTAAACGGACCTTTGAAATATCAGGTGGTCAGGCACAGCGTGTTGCTATTGCACGTGCTGTTGCGCATCAGCCCTCATTAATTTTAGCTGATGAACCAACAGGAAACTTAGATTCTAAGGCGACAAAGGATGTCATGAACCTGTTGAAAACTTTAAATAAAGAGATGGATAGCACGATTTTAATGGTTACGCATGATGCCTATGTGGCAAGTATGTGTCATCGCGTCTTATTTATTAAGGATGGTCGGATTTACCAGGAAATCGTAGCAGGGGATCATGAATCTGAGTTTTACCAACGTATTCTTGATATGTTAACCTTTTTAGGAGGTGATCACGGTGACGTTAATGCAAATCGCCTATAA
- a CDS encoding ABC transporter permease, with amino-acid sequence MQIAYKNIKRSQRTYLAYLLSSTVTILLFYLFSAAAMHPNLTVIENGSTLSIALGAGNFIIYGFSFLFIGYSSWAFLMSRGKQLGTYIILGMSPKQMKKMLFWENVLIGLVAIALGLIGGILFSGLFFKLVSNLFGMGDFQLYVPIVPVLLTTVLFFGLFLIIGWLTPRFVSHQKILYFLKSDRSYAQRIQLSLLKIILSGLVLGGLISLLTPSIGSRFGEMWTPLLGACGVGFIFLLTPQLGAIYVNVKKSSKDYLKGINLFATSEVSTSLKENTTMLSLNTLLLTVAFLTICALGSMERNVLKSVTSIMPFPYIYIERPENTHALTDIKRLDDQLLSMEGVEKISYEILRKEYGYGFLKASDFNQILIAKGTPPMELASQRVLILPGDKNMKLKNLSLLPEAKEQLNEFLTGDLEVQKVEQMVSQTGAYRYIYVIDDPLWQQLKDQAADNLSIESYTAYQDKQWLNHLKVADELEKELAQDEIDWDYSYSFSTLGRYYESELLTKKLCLFVGVSISIIFLVASVSLIYFRLYTSLDREQQKYHALYKLGFSRQEMYQTIGRKVRWLLWAPFSIALSMMWLGVFYIESQTAISILTLSLKYSTLFLVLYFLFYGIVVRVYRHKFIEE; translated from the coding sequence ATGCAAATCGCCTATAAAAATATTAAGCGCAGTCAAAGGACTTATTTGGCTTATTTGCTGAGCAGTACGGTGACCATTTTGTTGTTCTATCTTTTTAGCGCGGCAGCGATGCATCCTAATCTAACGGTTATTGAGAATGGATCAACATTATCTATTGCATTGGGGGCCGGAAATTTTATTATTTATGGATTTTCCTTCTTATTTATTGGCTACTCTTCCTGGGCATTTTTAATGTCTCGTGGAAAACAACTCGGGACATATATCATTTTAGGAATGTCCCCAAAACAAATGAAAAAAATGCTATTTTGGGAAAATGTTTTAATTGGACTTGTTGCTATTGCTCTTGGATTAATAGGGGGGATTCTTTTTTCGGGTCTATTCTTTAAACTAGTTAGCAATTTATTTGGAATGGGGGATTTCCAACTTTACGTTCCGATTGTTCCAGTTCTTTTAACAACCGTGTTATTTTTCGGATTGTTTTTAATCATTGGATGGCTAACGCCTCGCTTTGTGTCGCATCAAAAGATTCTTTACTTTTTGAAAAGCGATCGCTCTTACGCGCAACGAATCCAGTTGTCTTTACTAAAAATAATTTTATCTGGTTTGGTGTTAGGTGGTTTAATTAGTTTATTAACCCCAAGTATTGGAAGTCGTTTTGGGGAAATGTGGACTCCGCTTCTTGGAGCGTGTGGTGTGGGATTTATTTTTCTGTTAACTCCGCAACTAGGAGCCATTTATGTGAACGTAAAGAAAAGTTCAAAGGATTATTTAAAGGGAATTAATCTATTCGCCACATCTGAGGTTTCTACTTCGTTGAAGGAAAATACAACGATGCTCTCGCTAAATACGCTACTATTAACGGTTGCCTTCTTAACGATTTGCGCGCTCGGTTCTATGGAACGTAATGTGCTTAAATCGGTAACATCAATTATGCCATTTCCGTATATCTATATTGAACGTCCGGAAAATACACATGCCTTAACGGATATCAAACGTTTAGATGATCAATTATTATCAATGGAAGGAGTGGAAAAAATTTCGTATGAGATCTTAAGAAAGGAATATGGCTATGGATTTTTAAAAGCAAGTGATTTTAATCAAATTCTTATCGCAAAAGGAACCCCTCCAATGGAGTTAGCGTCGCAACGTGTGCTTATATTACCCGGGGATAAGAATATGAAGTTAAAAAATCTTTCATTATTGCCGGAGGCAAAGGAACAATTGAACGAATTTTTAACGGGCGATTTAGAGGTTCAAAAAGTAGAACAAATGGTGAGTCAAACAGGTGCCTATCGTTATATTTATGTGATTGATGATCCCCTTTGGCAACAACTGAAAGATCAAGCGGCAGACAATCTGTCGATTGAATCGTATACAGCCTACCAGGACAAACAGTGGCTGAATCATTTAAAGGTAGCAGACGAATTAGAAAAAGAGCTAGCACAGGACGAAATAGATTGGGATTATAGCTATTCTTTTAGTACGTTAGGGCGTTATTACGAATCAGAATTGTTAACGAAAAAACTATGCCTTTTCGTTGGGGTCTCAATCAGTATTATCTTTTTAGTGGCCTCTGTGAGCCTCATTTATTTTAGACTTTATACCTCGTTAGATCGCGAGCAACAAAAATATCACGCCCTATATAAATTAGGGTTTTCAAGACAAGAGATGTACCAAACAATCGGGCGAAAAGTTCGTTGGCTCTTGTGGGCTCCTTTTTCAATCGCTCTTTCGATGATGTGGCTTGGAGTGTTTTATATTGAGTCGCAGACAGCGATTAGTATTTTAACATTATCCTTGAAATACAGTACCTTATTTCTCGTCTTATATTTCCTCTTTTACGGAATTGTGGTTCGGGTTTATCGACATAAATTTATTGAAGAGTAG
- a CDS encoding efflux RND transporter permease subunit yields MKRFYEKIVQYKKCLVVLFTFSALLCLWVGQRVAVNYDIADYLPSHSPSSRALEVMEEEFEGGIPNARVMISNVTIAEALEYKEKLARVEGVEAVTWLDDAVNILQPLATLDQEQVQTYYQDNTALFTVTIKEDMRIEAVQNLRELIGEDQAMSGSAVSTAISTTATVSEVQLISVFAVLFVLVVLVLTTTSWVEPIIVLVGLGVAIAINKGTNLMFGEISFVTNAAGSILQLAVSLDYSVFLLHRFEECRQTNSDVKSAMVEALGKSTLSILSSGLTTVIGFLALVLMQFRLGPDLGLALAKGVAISLIIVFTFMPALILLVYRQIDRTKHRPFVPKLQSLGKWVSRLSMPLVILFALVIVPSYLASNANDYYYGASHIFNETTQLGADTLAIEKRFGQNDTYVLLLPQGDLATETKLSQALNELPQVKSIISYVDLAGAEIPLSYLDETTRAKLMSENYSRMVLSVNVPYEGEETFSVVETIRHIANQYYPDDYYLAGEGVSTYDLMKTISTDMTKVNLVAILAVFIVLVFSLKSVLLPIFLVLSIETAIWLNLAIPYFSDTPIFYIAYLIISSIQLGATVDYAILMTDRYRENRMQGSKKEAVIQTIMDVTVSILTSGSTLTVVGLLMGYISSNQLLGQLGLFIGRGAIFSLIIVLFVLPGILYLFDHFIIKSNPVFLTEKEGEEVEEALA; encoded by the coding sequence ATGAAAAGGTTTTATGAAAAAATTGTCCAGTATAAAAAATGTTTAGTGGTCTTGTTTACTTTCAGTGCCCTCCTTTGTTTGTGGGTCGGACAACGTGTGGCAGTCAATTATGATATTGCGGATTATCTCCCATCTCATAGTCCATCAAGTCGTGCCTTAGAGGTGATGGAGGAAGAGTTTGAAGGAGGAATTCCTAATGCGCGCGTTATGATTTCAAATGTAACGATTGCTGAGGCGTTGGAGTACAAGGAAAAGTTAGCTCGTGTAGAAGGGGTGGAAGCGGTCACCTGGTTAGATGACGCCGTTAATATTTTACAGCCGTTAGCTACCCTTGATCAGGAGCAGGTTCAAACTTATTACCAAGACAACACAGCCTTATTTACTGTAACGATTAAAGAAGATATGCGTATTGAGGCGGTTCAAAATTTACGTGAGCTGATTGGAGAGGATCAGGCAATGAGCGGAAGTGCTGTCTCAACGGCGATTTCTACAACAGCTACAGTGTCTGAAGTTCAATTAATTTCCGTGTTTGCCGTGTTATTTGTCTTAGTGGTCCTTGTTTTGACGACCACCTCGTGGGTAGAGCCTATCATTGTCTTAGTTGGGCTCGGGGTGGCGATTGCTATTAATAAAGGAACAAATCTGATGTTTGGTGAGATTTCGTTTGTGACCAATGCCGCCGGAAGTATTTTGCAGTTAGCGGTGTCGTTGGATTACTCCGTCTTTTTATTACACCGATTTGAGGAGTGTCGTCAAACAAATAGCGATGTGAAGTCGGCCATGGTTGAGGCATTGGGAAAATCAACCCTGTCTATTTTATCGAGTGGATTAACGACCGTGATTGGGTTTTTAGCACTCGTTCTCATGCAGTTTAGGTTGGGGCCAGACCTTGGCCTTGCTTTAGCGAAGGGGGTAGCCATTAGTTTAATCATCGTGTTTACGTTTATGCCGGCCCTTATTTTACTTGTTTACCGTCAAATCGATCGCACGAAACATCGTCCATTTGTTCCAAAACTCCAATCGCTTGGAAAATGGGTGAGTCGGCTATCGATGCCACTTGTTATCCTCTTTGCTTTAGTCATTGTTCCCTCTTATTTAGCCTCAAATGCCAATGACTACTATTACGGGGCGTCACACATTTTTAATGAAACGACACAGTTAGGAGCGGATACCTTAGCGATTGAAAAAAGGTTTGGGCAAAATGATACCTACGTGTTGCTTCTGCCCCAAGGAGATTTAGCAACTGAAACAAAGCTGTCTCAGGCATTGAATGAATTACCTCAAGTGAAAAGTATCATCTCGTATGTTGATTTAGCGGGAGCAGAAATTCCATTGAGCTATTTAGATGAGACGACGCGAGCCAAATTGATGTCTGAAAATTATAGTCGCATGGTACTTTCTGTCAATGTGCCCTATGAAGGTGAAGAAACGTTTTCGGTTGTGGAGACGATTCGCCATATTGCCAACCAGTATTATCCTGATGATTATTATCTAGCCGGGGAAGGGGTGAGCACCTATGATTTAATGAAGACAATTAGCACAGATATGACGAAGGTGAATTTAGTGGCAATTTTAGCCGTGTTCATTGTTCTAGTGTTTTCATTAAAATCGGTGTTACTTCCTATTTTCTTAGTTCTTAGTATCGAAACTGCCATCTGGTTGAATTTAGCAATTCCTTATTTTTCAGACACACCGATTTTTTATATCGCTTATTTAATTATTAGTTCTATTCAATTAGGCGCAACCGTTGATTATGCAATTTTAATGACGGATCGGTATCGAGAAAATCGGATGCAAGGGTCTAAAAAAGAAGCCGTCATTCAAACGATAATGGATGTAACGGTCTCGATTTTAACATCAGGTAGTACGTTAACAGTGGTCGGGTTATTGATGGGATATATTTCAAGTAATCAACTCCTTGGCCAATTAGGTCTTTTTATCGGACGAGGGGCTATTTTTTCACTCATTATTGTGCTCTTTGTTTTACCGGGAATTCTTTATCTATTTGATCATTTTATTATTAAATCTAATCCTGTCTTTTTAACAGAAAAAGAAGGGGAAGAAGTTGAGGAGGCGCTCGCATGA
- a CDS encoding GNAT family N-acetyltransferase, with protein sequence MIRKVQTDEYGLLTDFLYEAIFIKEGDVPPDRAIVYEPELSLYVDKFGESSDDEALCYVLNGEVVGAIWVRIMEDYGHIDNQTPSLAMSVLKPYRHQGIGHQLLQAMLDLLAKKGYTGVSLSVSKENTVAIHLYQKLGFITLQERKEDLLMMCYLGSLRHVGQSLIGIVAIPHW encoded by the coding sequence ATGATAAGAAAAGTGCAAACAGATGAATACGGGCTATTAACCGACTTTTTATATGAGGCCATTTTTATTAAAGAGGGAGATGTCCCTCCAGATCGCGCCATTGTTTATGAGCCAGAACTGTCACTTTATGTTGATAAATTTGGTGAATCTAGTGACGACGAGGCCCTCTGTTATGTCTTAAATGGCGAAGTAGTTGGCGCCATATGGGTACGAATAATGGAGGATTATGGCCACATTGATAACCAAACGCCTTCCCTCGCCATGTCCGTTTTAAAGCCATATCGCCATCAAGGAATTGGTCATCAACTACTACAAGCCATGCTCGATCTACTGGCGAAAAAGGGATATACCGGCGTCTCCCTTTCCGTCTCAAAAGAAAATACCGTCGCCATCCACCTCTACCAAAAACTCGGATTTATCACCCTCCAAGAAAGAAAAGAAGACCTCCTCATGATGTGCTACCTGGGTTCCCTGCGCCACGTGGGACAATCTTTGATTGGCATCGTGGCTATCCCCCACTGGTAG
- a CDS encoding TetR/AcrR family transcriptional regulator C-terminal domain-containing protein: MNQEKHSFMTKRALANALKETMKDKPFNKITISELIKICHVNRKTFYYHFNDIYHLLKWLFEQEAIDILHQFDLIAEYEEAITFMIHYIDENEAMLIGAYDSLGHTALKKIFYDDFYAVVTSIIEHGENVTHQRLELGYKDFLTHFYTDAIVSTWVDLM, translated from the coding sequence ATGAACCAAGAAAAACATTCATTTATGACGAAAAGGGCGCTCGCAAATGCGCTAAAGGAAACGATGAAAGACAAACCTTTTAATAAAATTACTATCAGTGAACTCATTAAAATTTGTCACGTCAATCGAAAAACTTTTTACTATCATTTCAATGATATTTATCACCTTTTAAAGTGGCTTTTTGAACAAGAAGCCATCGATATCCTTCATCAGTTTGATTTAATTGCCGAATATGAAGAAGCGATCACTTTTATGATTCATTACATCGATGAAAATGAGGCGATGCTCATAGGGGCCTATGACTCTTTAGGTCATACTGCCTTAAAGAAAATCTTTTACGACGATTTTTATGCTGTTGTCACCTCTATTATTGAACATGGAGAAAACGTTACCCATCAGCGTTTAGAATTAGGCTACAAAGATTTTTTAACCCATTTTTATACAGATGCTATCGTTTCCACCTGGGTTGATTTAATGTAA
- a CDS encoding MFS transporter, producing the protein MKSTLVSKDFMLVVIGQIISLFGNAALRFALPLYLLNLTGSSAVYGTVTACAFIPAILLSPIGGIVADRVNKRNIMVLLDFATALLLVLFLGIVDVWNPVVLIALTLMILYGIAGAYQPSVQASIPALVHEDEVMVANAIINTISFFSSLVGPVVGGILYSVYGLKLILWMCMACFVISAIMEVFINIPFERQDSRMGLWKTVREDLLTSFHFIKKDKPIIGKVLVMTCGINLFLASMVMVALPYLITEVLDLGTLPVNSLYGFAEGALAAGGLVGGICAGIFAKKLPVQTAGTMLVCCVCCVFPLSVFLLVCSSGLVNYFVLTGCCFFIMMFSTICTVQMMSFVQKETPSHLVGKVVALIMTLSMCAQPLGMALYGILFEACQGIEFIVCLMAGAISLVIALKTCTIFHRFEEDLGVFIQGEQRENF; encoded by the coding sequence ATGAAATCAACGTTAGTTTCGAAAGATTTTATGTTAGTGGTCATCGGACAAATCATTTCGTTATTTGGGAATGCGGCGTTAAGGTTTGCTTTGCCATTGTATTTACTAAACTTAACGGGCTCTTCGGCAGTTTACGGGACGGTGACAGCTTGTGCGTTTATTCCGGCTATTTTATTATCACCTATTGGTGGAATCGTGGCGGACCGTGTGAATAAGCGCAATATTATGGTTTTGTTAGATTTTGCGACGGCGCTCCTTCTCGTCCTTTTTTTAGGAATCGTCGATGTATGGAATCCTGTCGTTTTGATTGCTCTTACGTTGATGATATTATATGGAATCGCCGGGGCTTACCAACCATCCGTACAGGCGAGTATCCCCGCGCTTGTTCATGAAGATGAGGTGATGGTTGCCAATGCGATCATCAATACGATTAGCTTTTTTTCATCGTTAGTCGGACCTGTCGTTGGGGGGATTTTGTACAGTGTCTACGGATTAAAACTTATTTTATGGATGTGCATGGCCTGTTTTGTGATATCCGCTATCATGGAAGTTTTTATCAACATTCCATTTGAACGACAGGACTCTAGAATGGGGTTGTGGAAGACGGTTCGCGAGGATCTGTTAACAAGCTTTCACTTTATCAAAAAGGACAAGCCCATCATTGGGAAAGTCCTAGTCATGACATGCGGGATTAATTTGTTTTTAGCGTCCATGGTGATGGTCGCCCTGCCTTACTTAATCACCGAAGTATTGGATCTTGGAACTTTACCGGTGAATAGTCTTTATGGATTTGCTGAAGGGGCCCTAGCTGCTGGGGGACTTGTCGGTGGGATTTGTGCCGGAATTTTTGCCAAAAAACTCCCCGTTCAAACGGCGGGAACGATGCTCGTTTGTTGCGTCTGTTGCGTGTTTCCACTCAGTGTGTTTCTTCTTGTTTGCTCCTCGGGGCTTGTAAACTACTTCGTTTTAACGGGATGCTGCTTTTTTATCATGATGTTTTCAACGATTTGTACGGTACAAATGATGAGTTTCGTTCAAAAGGAAACCCCTTCTCACCTCGTTGGAAAGGTGGTCGCCCTAATCATGACCCTTTCAATGTGCGCGCAACCGCTTGGCATGGCCCTATACGGAATCCTTTTTGAGGCATGCCAGGGCATTGAGTTTATCGTTTGTCTGATGGCTGGAGCCATTTCATTGGTGATTGCCTTAAAAACTTGTACGATATTTCATCGTTTTGAAGAAGACCTTGGGGTTTTTATTCAGGGAGAACAACGGGAAAATTTTTGA
- the tnpB gene encoding IS66 family insertion sequence element accessory protein TnpB (TnpB, as the term is used for proteins encoded by IS66 family insertion elements, is considered an accessory protein, since TnpC, encoded by a neighboring gene, is a DDE family transposase.) — translation MLVDFTHVKNIFVVCGRTDMRCGIDRLAGIITDKYNLDLFDDALFLFCGLKKDRFKALYWDTDGFILLYKRLENGNLQWPRNQEEVKKLTSQELRWLLEGLSIQQPKAIKPARKGCIN, via the coding sequence ATGTTAGTTGATTTCACTCATGTTAAAAATATTTTTGTCGTTTGTGGTCGGACGGATATGCGTTGTGGGATTGATCGTCTCGCGGGAATTATTACGGATAAATATAATTTAGATTTATTTGATGATGCCTTATTTCTTTTCTGTGGTCTAAAAAAGGATCGATTTAAAGCACTTTATTGGGATACGGATGGCTTTATCCTCTTATATAAAAGGCTAGAGAATGGGAACCTTCAATGGCCACGAAACCAAGAAGAAGTCAAAAAGTTAACGAGTCAGGAGCTTCGCTGGTTACTTGAGGGACTCTCTATCCAACAGCCTAAAGCTATCAAACCCGCCCGCAAAGGATGCATTAATTAA
- a CDS encoding transposase family protein → MSHTNCISTLLDLKDKNITFSKNCIQETQIKNVRSKLILGTLSFQPTHCYHCGHSFDSNIIKHGFKTSRIKLVKISGFDAYLDLKKQRYKCRHCDRTFTLETSLVNPNCFISTPVKQAIFLEASHKKSETDIARELNVSHSTVNRVIHSSYEEQPLPFNSLPKVLCFDEFKSVKSAEGHLPCEACILHW, encoded by the coding sequence ATGTCTCACACTAATTGTATCTCAACTTTACTTGATTTAAAAGATAAAAATATTACTTTTTCAAAAAATTGTATCCAAGAAACTCAGATTAAGAATGTTCGTTCTAAACTTATTTTGGGAACTCTTTCTTTTCAACCGACTCATTGCTACCACTGTGGTCATTCTTTTGACTCAAATATCATTAAACACGGCTTCAAAACTTCACGTATTAAGCTAGTCAAAATTTCCGGATTTGATGCTTATCTAGACTTAAAAAAACAACGTTATAAATGCCGTCATTGTGACCGAACATTTACCCTAGAAACATCTCTTGTTAACCCTAATTGTTTTATTTCCACTCCCGTAAAACAAGCCATCTTTTTAGAAGCTAGTCATAAGAAATCCGAAACAGATATTGCACGTGAGCTTAACGTTTCTCATTCAACCGTTAACCGCGTCATTCATTCTTCCTATGAAGAACAGCCGCTTCCCTTTAATTCTCTCCCAAAAGTTCTTTGTTTTGACGAGTTTAAGTCGGTTAAATCGGCCGAGGGTCACCTGCCATGCGAAGCATGTATCCTCCATTGGTAG